Proteins from a genomic interval of Desulfitibacter alkalitolerans DSM 16504:
- a CDS encoding coiled-coil domain-containing protein has translation MSDKELLNSILNEVSLTRDKVNSIDNEIKSLKGNVEAIDSEIKSLKNNVEAVDSEIKSLKGNVEAVDNEIKSLKGNVEAVNSEIKLMKNDLELIKTQQKEDHLILKALEHKADINKAEHDQMINNIAYMEGAINNVKENIGAIKEIIGRHEVDITVLKRRPV, from the coding sequence ATGTCAGATAAGGAGCTCCTGAACAGTATACTTAATGAAGTAAGTTTGACCAGGGATAAAGTTAATTCAATTGACAATGAAATCAAGTCATTAAAAGGCAATGTAGAAGCAATTGACAGTGAAATCAAGTCATTGAAAAACAATGTAGAAGCAGTTGACAGTGAAATCAAGTCATTAAAAGGCAATGTAGAAGCAGTTGACAATGAAATCAAGTCATTGAAAGGCAATGTAGAAGCAGTTAACAGTGAAATCAAGTTGATGAAAAATGATTTAGAATTGATTAAAACTCAGCAAAAAGAAGATCACTTGATATTAAAAGCATTAGAACATAAGGCAGACATAAATAAAGCAGAACACGATCAAATGATTAATAATATTGCTTATATGGAAGGTGCCATCAATAACGTTAAAGAAAATATTGGTGCTATTAAAGAAATTATAGGCAGACATGAGGTAGATATTACAGTATTAAAAAGAAGGCCTGTTTAA
- a CDS encoding M20/M25/M40 family metallo-hydrolase: protein MKVAIVYNKDSQAVINLFGVPNREKYGLQTINKIRDAIKAGGYQVKTFEGDKNIIRKLEEFMPSVISGERPGLVFNLSYGIQGRSRYTHIPSILEMLGVPYVGSDPQTHAIALDKVVTKIILKEKGLPTPKFAVLENPEEPLTEDLSYPLIVKPKDEAVSFGLRIVNNEEELREGARVIYDMFQGATLVEEYIEGREVNVGLLGNDPVEALPPVELVFGEGEQIYTYEDKVNRSGREIEKICPAPLSEGETKKVQELAIAAFKAIGCFDCARVDFRLDREGNPYILEINSMPSLGRGGSYVFAAEKMGLDYGTLVNALLETAAKRYFGTSIMTPFINERHNKKEADIFRYHTKNRDKMEEDLKLWTNLPSWTDDAVGLSTVVRRFEERLAKLGLKPVEEFTNGRSAWTWQTKAGLNYGTLLVVPVDVPRDRGGYPVPFRKDPEWLYGEGIGSSRAGIVCILQTLEALRSIKKLHTSNLGIFIYSDEGRGMRYSSSFLRKAAGTARQVLVLQPGFKEGKVVDQRRGSRKFSILVEGGSLRIGSRGSQPDVLTWFLQRTDKIMALNQPEKKLSVAVQEINSERHSMLLPHRVRATLYVTYLNSTLADSTEKQIEEIFTGDTKGVNVYIEKLEDRAPLLKNKNKNHVLTNLKAICEEWKLPFGVETSLLPSAGGEVPSRVPVVCGIGPACKDLYTPNEAVHRGELLQRVLLLTLLLLKD from the coding sequence ATGAAGGTAGCAATAGTATACAATAAAGACAGTCAAGCCGTAATAAATCTCTTTGGTGTACCAAACCGAGAAAAATACGGATTACAAACAATTAATAAAATAAGAGATGCAATTAAGGCAGGGGGCTATCAGGTTAAAACCTTTGAAGGTGACAAGAATATTATACGCAAGCTTGAAGAGTTTATGCCCTCGGTAATATCAGGTGAAAGGCCTGGACTGGTATTTAATTTAAGCTATGGTATTCAAGGACGGTCTCGATATACTCACATTCCAAGCATACTGGAGATGCTGGGGGTTCCCTATGTGGGGTCTGACCCCCAAACCCATGCTATTGCCCTGGACAAGGTAGTCACAAAGATAATTTTAAAGGAAAAGGGACTTCCTACACCCAAATTTGCTGTGTTGGAAAATCCAGAAGAACCCCTTACAGAGGATCTTTCCTATCCCCTTATTGTAAAACCCAAGGATGAAGCTGTTTCCTTTGGACTTCGTATAGTCAATAATGAGGAAGAGCTAAGGGAGGGTGCCAGGGTAATATATGATATGTTTCAGGGAGCGACCCTGGTGGAGGAATACATTGAGGGCAGAGAGGTTAATGTTGGGCTTCTTGGCAATGACCCTGTTGAGGCACTTCCCCCTGTGGAGCTAGTCTTTGGTGAGGGTGAGCAGATTTATACCTATGAGGATAAGGTGAACCGAAGCGGCAGAGAAATTGAAAAAATCTGCCCTGCACCCTTATCTGAAGGGGAAACTAAAAAAGTTCAGGAGTTAGCAATTGCTGCATTTAAGGCAATAGGCTGCTTTGACTGTGCCAGGGTAGATTTTAGACTGGACAGGGAAGGCAACCCATATATTCTGGAGATAAATTCAATGCCAAGTCTTGGCAGAGGCGGCTCTTATGTTTTTGCTGCTGAAAAAATGGGTTTGGATTATGGAACTCTGGTTAATGCACTTCTTGAAACTGCAGCAAAAAGATATTTTGGAACCTCCATAATGACCCCTTTTATAAATGAAAGGCACAATAAGAAGGAAGCGGATATATTTCGTTACCACACCAAGAATAGAGATAAAATGGAAGAGGATTTAAAGCTGTGGACTAATCTACCCAGTTGGACTGATGATGCAGTGGGGTTAAGCACTGTTGTTAGAAGGTTTGAAGAAAGGCTGGCAAAACTGGGGCTAAAGCCAGTGGAAGAGTTTACAAATGGACGTTCTGCCTGGACATGGCAAACTAAAGCAGGCTTAAACTATGGCACCCTTCTTGTTGTTCCTGTGGATGTTCCCAGGGACAGGGGAGGATATCCCGTTCCCTTTCGCAAGGATCCGGAATGGCTCTATGGCGAGGGTATAGGTTCGAGCAGGGCAGGTATTGTGTGTATTCTGCAAACCCTTGAAGCTTTGCGCTCAATTAAAAAGCTTCACACATCAAACCTGGGAATTTTTATTTATTCCGATGAGGGCAGGGGTATGCGCTACAGCAGTTCATTTCTAAGAAAAGCTGCCGGCACAGCCCGTCAGGTTCTAGTGCTGCAGCCTGGTTTCAAAGAAGGCAAGGTTGTGGATCAGCGTAGAGGATCTAGAAAGTTTAGCATCCTTGTTGAGGGAGGCTCTCTTAGGATTGGCTCAAGGGGCAGCCAGCCTGATGTTCTAACGTGGTTTCTGCAGAGAACAGATAAAATAATGGCCCTTAATCAGCCGGAAAAAAAGCTGTCTGTTGCTGTTCAGGAGATAAACTCTGAAAGACACAGTATGCTGTTGCCCCATAGGGTGAGGGCTACATTATATGTTACTTATTTAAATAGTACCCTGGCTGATAGCACTGAGAAGCAAATTGAAGAAATTTTTACAGGAGATACTAAGGGGGTTAACGTGTATATTGAAAAGCTTGAGGATAGAGCCCCCCTATTAAAAAATAAAAACAAAAACCATGTTCTTACAAATCTTAAAGCCATTTGTGAAGAGTGGAAGCTGCCCTTTGGGGTGGAAACAAGCCTGCTTCCATCAGCCGGAGGTGAGGTGCCTTCCAGGGTGCCTGTTGTATGCGGCATTGGCCCCGCCTGCAAGGATCTTTATACTCCAAATGAGGCAGTCCATCGTGGTGAGCTTTTACAAAGGGTTTTACTGCTTACATTACTTTTATTAAAGGATTAA
- the ggt gene encoding gamma-glutamyltransferase, whose translation MIEKDKTASSPYGMVSTASGPATDAGVQMLEKGGNAIDAAVAAAFCLGVSEPQASGMGGQSMVLVHLAEKNRTFILDGSSRAPFGIHPENIISSEKLKYGITATTVPSTPAVLGYLLENYGALTLKEVLEPAIAAAQEGFRISSLQHTLINRELKKLACDEYFRKNYLKNDKPPNAGDIVRQPELAKCMERMAVHGWQDFYHGEIGELILKDMADRGGLISQADLSQIPIPIERQVLEGSYRNNRIATFPPPGAGRALIKILNVMENFQPEELEPETPLASLIFALTFKAALRTRQKMPVDPDLFFQLANKVMLDKEYAKEIAKRLKKSITYCLPEIPHPKTSGETTHLSVADKDGNMVGITQSIELVFGSKTTASGLGFFYNNYMSAYEYKDMTHPYYLLPGARPWSSVAPTIIFEEEKPKILLGSPGSERIATTLAQVISRLFDAKQNLSMAVVGPRLHSSSNGKVQIELKRFPEETINTLKRARFDITKRGAYSFYLGCVQAVLYDMDSNRFFGVSDPRRDGTARGPRSVAALKRGDSK comes from the coding sequence CTGGCATGGGGGGGCAGAGCATGGTTCTGGTTCATCTTGCAGAAAAAAATAGAACCTTTATCCTGGATGGTTCTTCCAGGGCCCCCTTTGGTATTCATCCTGAGAACATCATTTCTTCTGAAAAGTTAAAATACGGAATTACAGCAACTACAGTTCCTTCAACTCCGGCTGTGTTGGGATATCTCCTTGAAAATTATGGGGCGTTAACTTTAAAGGAGGTTCTTGAACCTGCCATTGCCGCAGCCCAAGAGGGTTTTAGAATAAGCTCTCTGCAGCATACATTAATTAACAGGGAGCTTAAAAAGCTTGCCTGCGACGAATATTTTCGTAAAAACTACTTGAAAAATGATAAACCACCAAATGCAGGAGATATTGTTAGGCAGCCTGAGTTAGCTAAATGCATGGAAAGAATGGCTGTGCATGGATGGCAGGATTTTTATCATGGTGAAATAGGAGAATTAATCTTAAAGGATATGGCAGATAGGGGTGGATTAATATCCCAGGCAGATTTAAGCCAGATACCCATACCCATAGAAAGGCAGGTACTTGAAGGAAGCTATCGAAATAATAGAATTGCTACCTTTCCTCCCCCAGGTGCTGGAAGGGCCTTGATAAAAATATTAAATGTCATGGAAAACTTTCAGCCAGAGGAGCTAGAACCAGAGACTCCCCTGGCCAGCCTAATTTTTGCCCTTACCTTTAAAGCAGCTCTGCGTACAAGGCAGAAAATGCCTGTTGACCCAGATTTGTTCTTCCAACTGGCAAACAAGGTAATGCTTGATAAGGAATATGCCAAAGAAATTGCCAAGAGATTAAAAAAATCCATAACATATTGCTTGCCTGAGATTCCCCATCCTAAAACCTCAGGAGAGACTACCCACTTGTCAGTTGCTGATAAAGATGGAAATATGGTTGGAATTACCCAGTCAATTGAACTAGTTTTTGGGAGTAAGACCACAGCTAGTGGCCTGGGCTTTTTCTATAATAATTATATGAGTGCATATGAGTACAAGGACATGACCCATCCTTACTACCTGCTGCCTGGAGCTCGTCCATGGAGCAGCGTTGCACCTACAATTATATTTGAGGAGGAGAAACCTAAAATTTTGTTAGGCAGTCCAGGCAGTGAACGCATTGCAACAACCCTTGCCCAGGTTATTAGTCGTTTGTTTGATGCCAAGCAAAACCTTTCCATGGCAGTTGTTGGACCAAGGCTTCATTCTTCCAGCAATGGAAAGGTACAGATTGAACTTAAAAGGTTTCCTGAGGAAACCATCAACACCTTAAAAAGGGCGCGCTTTGATATTACAAAGCGTGGAGCATATAGCTTTTATCTGGGCTGTGTACAAGCAGTGCTTTATGACATGGATAGTAATAGGTTTTTTGGGGTGTCTGATCCCAGGCGTGATGGAACGGCAAGGGGACCAAGGTCTGTTGCTGCATTAAAAAGGGGTGATTCTAAATGA